In Candidatus Contubernalis alkalaceticus, the following proteins share a genomic window:
- the ylbJ gene encoding sporulation integral membrane protein YlbJ, whose translation MRFYLFRQISRNRRDIPGLIWTLLAVVFIISMVYQPAVVFEGAAEGLKVWWEIIFPSLLPFFVASELLMKLGFVHFLGILLEPVMRPLFNVPGSGGFVLVMGLVGGSPINSLLTAQLREKTLCTKSEAERLICFTNFATPLFMLSAVAVGMLGRPELGFIIAGTHYLANLMIGVGLRFYKKSEIRKVYGPNNSVSIKKALVTMLRFQRQQKQTIGKLLNNAVTSSVLKLLNVGGFIILFGVIISIFTQAGLINLISSGFTLLLVPLGFSLETMPSIARGLFETTIGSTTVSEAAVTELQKIIAIGFMLGWSGLSVHAQVSSIAAKTDIGLRLFFITRIAHAFLTAALIWLLYPVSQHVINFARPTTAPTSSFYTYPIYLIIIYLFFLAFCLLIMLVFIAKIFQFCQQTIKGVRVWGNKHF comes from the coding sequence TTGCGATTTTATTTATTTAGGCAAATCAGCCGAAACAGGCGGGATATTCCAGGCTTAATTTGGACATTATTGGCTGTTGTTTTTATTATCTCTATGGTCTATCAGCCTGCAGTCGTCTTTGAGGGTGCTGCTGAAGGACTAAAAGTGTGGTGGGAAATTATTTTTCCCTCCCTACTGCCCTTTTTTGTAGCATCAGAACTATTGATGAAACTTGGGTTTGTCCATTTTTTGGGCATTTTATTGGAGCCAGTCATGAGGCCCCTGTTTAATGTGCCCGGCTCCGGTGGCTTTGTCCTGGTGATGGGACTGGTGGGTGGTTCCCCCATTAATAGCCTGCTCACTGCACAGCTGCGGGAAAAAACTTTATGTACAAAATCAGAAGCAGAGCGGCTCATATGTTTTACAAATTTTGCCACACCACTGTTTATGCTCAGTGCAGTGGCTGTCGGCATGCTTGGGCGGCCGGAACTGGGGTTTATAATTGCAGGTACCCATTATCTGGCAAACCTCATGATTGGTGTTGGCCTACGTTTTTATAAGAAAAGTGAAATAAGAAAAGTTTATGGCCCAAACAACTCTGTATCCATAAAAAAAGCCCTTGTAACCATGTTGCGGTTTCAAAGACAGCAGAAACAAACCATCGGTAAGCTGCTAAATAATGCCGTTACCTCTTCAGTTCTAAAACTTTTGAATGTGGGCGGTTTTATCATCCTTTTCGGCGTAATTATCAGCATCTTTACTCAAGCAGGCTTGATTAATCTAATCTCCTCAGGTTTTACCCTGCTTTTAGTTCCCCTGGGCTTTTCCCTGGAGACTATGCCATCCATTGCCAGGGGACTTTTTGAAACCACAATTGGTTCCACCACTGTCTCCGAAGCAGCCGTCACAGAGTTACAAAAGATAATTGCCATCGGTTTTATGTTGGGCTGGAGCGGTTTATCTGTTCATGCACAAGTAAGCAGTATAGCAGCCAAAACAGACATTGGCCTGAGGTTATTTTTTATCACCAGAATTGCTCACGCCTTTTTGACGGCAGCTTTGATCTGGCTTCTATACCCCGTTAGTCAGCATGTAATTAATTTTGCCCGGCCAACCACTGCCCCTACCTCATCCTTTTATACCTACCCAATCTATCTTATTATAATATATTTATTCTTTTTGGCTTTTTGTTTGCTTATAATGCTGGTTTTTATAGCCAAAATCTTTCAATTTTGTCAGCAAACTATTAAAGGTGTTCGCGTATGGGGAAACAAACATTTTTAG